A stretch of the Arachis stenosperma cultivar V10309 chromosome 6, arast.V10309.gnm1.PFL2, whole genome shotgun sequence genome encodes the following:
- the LOC130934165 gene encoding uncharacterized protein LOC130934165: MPAFIKYMKELLPRKSSLKGGQTILLNKECSALIQPEFPAKRRDPGSFHITFAIGETMFDKALCDLGASINLLPLFLAKRLQINEIMPTDVVIRLADKTQKQAIGVVENVLLKVGKYFFPTDFVILDMEESHIHPIILGRPFLATAKALIDVEKGELILRIHDERLSFNVFKLSQEVDQEHKEPSKDHDEMLKEEASTEAHPTYLETPLVNKQGKQPLPQLKEKLEEPKPLEACEDNITTTLGKEVIKSKAISKDTRKKLSKVFTINRVLSLEHVEIIDTTNGYKSTARGKDFKHYQPP; this comes from the exons ATGCCTGCATTCATCAAGTACATGAAGGAACTTCTTCCCAGGAAAAGCTCACTCAAAGGAGGCCAAACTATATTGTTAaacaaggaatgtagtgccCTTATTCAACCTGAATTTCCTGCAAAAAGAAgagacccagggagttttcacatCACTTTTGCCATAGGGGAAACAATGTTTGATAAAGCACTCTGTGATTTAggggcaagcatcaacttacTGCCCCTATTCCTGGCGAAGAGGCTGCAAATCAATGAGATAATGCCCACAGATGTTGTCATCAgactggctgacaaaactcaaaagcaagcaataggagtggtGGAAAATGTGTTACTAAAGGTTGGGAAATATTTTTTCCCAACAGACTTTGTCATCCTGGACATGGAAGAGAGTCACATTCACCCAATCATattaggaagacccttcctagctacGGCCAAagcactcatagatgtggaGAAAGGGGAGCTAATATTGAGGATCCATGATGAACGGCTCAGCTTTAATGTCTTCAAACTCTCACAAGAAGTAGACCAAGAGCACAAGGAACCAAGTAAAGACCATGATGAGATGCtaaaggaggaagcaagcacAGAAGCACACCCAACCTATCTGGAGACTCCTTTGGTTAATAAACAAGGGAAACAGCCACTACCACAGCTCAAGGAAAAGTTAGAGGAACCTAAACCTCTAGAGGCATGTGAAGACAACATCACAACTACCTTAGGAAAAGAAGTCATCAAGAGCAAGGCAATATCAAAGGACACAAGGAAGAAG TTATCGAAAGTCTTCACAATCAACAGAGTTCTCTCCCTGGAACATGTAGAGATCATTGATACAACCAATGGATACAAGTCCACAGCGAGAGGGAAGGACTTCAAGCATTACCAACCACCCTGA